One region of Pseudomonas sp. ABC1 genomic DNA includes:
- a CDS encoding histidine phosphatase family protein, protein MTLRLDLLRHGETLQGGGFRGRIDDALSETGWAQLHTTVAGVGGWQRVVSSPLRRCADFAMHLADQRALPLELATDLRELDFGDWEGRTAAELMDGQSEALGRFWDDPYGFTPPGGEPLLAFQARVIEGVRALARQYAGQHLLLVTHGGVMRLLLAQARGLPRQHLLQVEVGHAGLFALEVSLENDELVLEERCSPC, encoded by the coding sequence ATGACGCTGCGCCTCGACCTGCTGCGCCATGGCGAAACCCTGCAAGGCGGTGGCTTTCGTGGCCGCATCGACGATGCCTTGAGTGAGACCGGCTGGGCACAGTTGCATACGACGGTCGCCGGTGTGGGCGGCTGGCAGCGGGTCGTCAGTTCGCCGTTGCGCCGCTGCGCCGACTTCGCCATGCACCTGGCCGACCAGCGTGCCTTGCCGCTGGAGTTGGCGACCGATCTGCGCGAACTGGATTTCGGCGATTGGGAAGGGCGCACGGCGGCCGAACTGATGGATGGCCAGAGCGAGGCACTGGGGCGCTTCTGGGACGACCCATATGGCTTCACACCGCCAGGTGGCGAGCCGTTGCTGGCGTTCCAGGCGCGGGTGATCGAGGGTGTCCGGGCGCTGGCGCGGCAGTATGCCGGACAGCACCTGCTGCTGGTCACCCACGGTGGCGTGATGCGCCTGCTGCTGGCGCAGGCCCGTGGCCTGCCACGGCAGCACCTGTTGCAGGTTGAGGTCGGGCATGCCGGGCTGTTCGCGCTGGAAGTCAGCCTGGAGAACGACGAGTTGGTGCTGGAGGAACGATGCAGCCCCTGCTGA
- the cobT gene encoding nicotinate-nucleotide--dimethylbenzimidazole phosphoribosyltransferase has translation MSDWYEQPCKALDDAARQQALARQRQLTKPYGALGRLEVLAVELAAMQGREKPSLERLAISVFAGDHGVVEEGVSAYPQSVTGEMLRNFVRGGAALSVLARHLGAPLEVIDLGTVQSLALEGVRHLNLGAGTANLARTAAMTPAQCEAALAAGRDSVLRGIESGAQLFIGAEMGIGNTTVAAALACALLEASPAELVGPGTGLDDQGVRHKREVIEQALALHAVSEPLDILRRLGGFEVAALCGAYLACAQAGIPALVDGFICTAAALCAVRLNPDCRDWLLFAHRSAEPGHRAVLQALAGEPLLDLGLRLGEGSGAALAVPLLRQACALHGEMATFAEAAVSDRPA, from the coding sequence ATGAGTGATTGGTACGAGCAGCCCTGCAAGGCGCTGGATGATGCGGCGCGGCAACAGGCGCTGGCGCGCCAGCGACAACTGACCAAGCCGTATGGCGCCCTGGGGCGGCTGGAGGTGCTGGCGGTCGAACTGGCGGCCATGCAGGGGCGCGAGAAACCCAGCCTGGAGCGGCTGGCGATCAGCGTCTTCGCCGGTGACCACGGTGTGGTCGAGGAGGGTGTGTCGGCCTATCCGCAGTCGGTGACCGGCGAGATGCTGCGCAATTTCGTGCGCGGCGGCGCGGCCCTCAGCGTGCTGGCGCGCCACCTCGGTGCGCCGCTGGAGGTGATCGACCTGGGCACCGTGCAGTCATTGGCGCTGGAGGGCGTGCGTCACCTGAACCTGGGGGCGGGCACTGCCAACCTGGCCAGGACCGCTGCCATGACTCCAGCCCAATGCGAGGCTGCCCTGGCCGCCGGGCGCGACTCGGTGCTGCGTGGGATCGAGTCTGGAGCGCAATTGTTCATCGGCGCGGAAATGGGCATCGGCAATACCACGGTGGCCGCGGCGTTGGCCTGCGCTCTGCTGGAGGCTTCTCCGGCAGAGCTGGTTGGTCCCGGCACCGGGCTGGACGACCAGGGTGTACGCCACAAGCGCGAAGTCATCGAGCAAGCGCTGGCGCTGCATGCGGTGTCCGAACCTCTGGACATCCTGCGGCGCCTGGGGGGCTTCGAAGTGGCGGCGCTGTGCGGTGCTTACCTGGCCTGCGCCCAGGCCGGTATCCCGGCGCTGGTGGACGGCTTCATCTGCACGGCGGCGGCGTTGTGTGCGGTGCGCCTGAATCCGGACTGTCGTGACTGGCTGCTGTTCGCCCACCGTTCCGCCGAGCCGGGGCACCGTGCGGTCTTGCAGGCACTGGCAGGCGAGCCCTTGCTCGACCTTGGCCTACGCCTCGGTGAAGGCAGTGGTGCCGCCCTGGCCGTGCCGCTGCTGCGTCAGGCCTGTGCCCTGCACGGGGAAATGGCCACCTTCGCCGAAGCGGCGGTCTCGGACCGCCCGGCATGA
- the cobU gene encoding bifunctional adenosylcobinamide kinase/adenosylcobinamide-phosphate guanylyltransferase produces the protein MIELILGGARSGKSRLAERLADESGLDVVYVATSQALDGEMDARIAHHRARRPAHWGLVEEPVQLAQVLAREADEGRCLLVDCLTLWLTNLLMLDDPARLAEEREALLHGLASAPGRILLVSNETGMGVVPLGELTRRYVDEAGWLHQALAERAQRVVLTVAGLPLVLKGDAL, from the coding sequence ATGATCGAACTGATTCTCGGCGGCGCCCGTTCCGGCAAGAGCCGGTTGGCCGAGCGGCTGGCGGACGAGAGCGGCCTGGACGTGGTCTATGTCGCCACCAGCCAGGCGCTGGATGGCGAAATGGATGCGCGCATCGCCCATCACCGTGCCCGCCGCCCAGCGCACTGGGGGCTAGTCGAAGAGCCTGTGCAGTTGGCGCAGGTACTGGCCCGCGAGGCCGACGAAGGGCGCTGTCTGCTGGTCGATTGCCTGACGCTGTGGCTGACCAACCTGCTGATGCTGGACGACCCCGCTCGCCTCGCAGAAGAGCGCGAGGCGCTGCTGCACGGGTTGGCGTCGGCGCCGGGGCGTATCCTGCTGGTCAGCAATGAAACCGGCATGGGTGTCGTGCCGCTGGGCGAGTTGACCCGCCGCTATGTGGACGAGGCCGGTTGGCTGCATCAGGCGTTGGCCGAGCGCGCGCAACGTGTGGTGCTCACGGTCGCCGGCTTGCCATTGGTTCTCAAGGGGGATGCGTTATGA
- a CDS encoding cobyric acid synthase: MTTLMVQGTTSDAGKSTLVTALCRWLRRQGVEVAPFKPQNMALNSAVTVDGGEIGRAQAVQAQACGLPAHTDMNPVLLKPNSDTGAQVIIHGRAIGNMNATTYHDYKPQARQAVLASHQRLTEAYAVVMVEGAGSPAEINLRANDIANMGFAEAVDCPVILIADIDRGGVFAHLVGTLELLSPSERERVQGFVINRFRGDIALLQPGLDWLEQRTGKPVLGVLPYLKDFHLEAEDAIDLRQSAKADDCLRVVVPVLPRISNHTDLDPLRLHPQVDLRFVAAGEPLPAADLIILPGSKSVRADLDWLRQQGWEAAIQRHLRYGGRLLGICGGLQMLGECLQDPLGLEGPAGQSPGLGLLAFSTRLEAHKQLRNVRGRLCLEDAEVSGYEIHAGVSTGPALAHAAVRLDDGRSDGAISADGQVLGTYLHGLFEHPEACAALLRWAGLAQVRKVDYQALRERDIERLADQVEQHLDTARLRQLCGLSS; encoded by the coding sequence ATGACCACCCTGATGGTGCAGGGCACCACCTCCGATGCCGGCAAGAGCACCCTGGTCACTGCCCTCTGCCGCTGGCTGCGTCGCCAGGGCGTCGAGGTAGCGCCCTTCAAGCCACAGAACATGGCGCTCAACAGCGCGGTGACGGTCGACGGCGGCGAGATCGGGCGTGCCCAGGCGGTACAGGCCCAGGCCTGTGGCCTGCCGGCGCATACCGACATGAATCCGGTGCTGCTCAAGCCCAACAGCGACACTGGCGCCCAGGTCATCATCCATGGCCGCGCCATCGGCAATATGAACGCCACCACCTACCACGACTACAAGCCGCAGGCGCGCCAGGCGGTGCTGGCGTCACACCAGCGGCTGACCGAGGCCTACGCGGTGGTCATGGTCGAGGGCGCCGGCTCGCCGGCGGAAATCAACCTGCGCGCCAACGATATCGCCAACATGGGCTTTGCCGAGGCGGTGGACTGCCCGGTGATCCTGATCGCCGACATCGACCGGGGCGGGGTGTTCGCTCATCTGGTCGGCACCCTGGAACTGCTGTCGCCCAGTGAGCGCGAGCGGGTACAGGGCTTCGTTATCAATCGTTTTCGTGGTGATATCGCCCTGCTGCAGCCGGGGCTGGACTGGCTCGAACAGCGCACCGGCAAACCGGTGCTGGGCGTGCTGCCCTACCTGAAGGATTTCCACCTGGAAGCGGAGGACGCCATCGACCTGCGGCAATCGGCCAAGGCCGATGACTGCCTGCGGGTGGTGGTACCGGTGCTGCCGCGCATCAGCAACCACACCGACCTCGATCCGCTGCGCCTGCATCCGCAGGTCGACCTGCGTTTCGTTGCCGCTGGCGAGCCGCTGCCAGCGGCGGACCTGATCATCCTGCCGGGTTCCAAGAGCGTGCGCGCCGACCTCGACTGGCTGCGGCAGCAGGGTTGGGAAGCGGCCATCCAGCGTCACCTGCGCTATGGCGGACGTCTGCTGGGCATCTGTGGCGGTTTGCAGATGCTTGGCGAGTGCCTGCAAGACCCGCTCGGGCTGGAAGGGCCGGCAGGGCAAAGCCCTGGCCTGGGCCTGCTGGCGTTCTCCACCCGACTGGAGGCGCACAAGCAACTGCGCAACGTGCGTGGGCGCCTGTGCCTGGAGGATGCCGAGGTCAGCGGCTATGAAATCCATGCCGGTGTCAGCACCGGGCCGGCCCTGGCGCATGCCGCGGTACGCCTGGACGATGGCCGCAGCGATGGTGCCATCAGTGCCGATGGGCAGGTTCTCGGCACCTACCTGCACGGCCTGTTCGAACATCCCGAAGCCTGCGCGGCGTTGCTGCGCTGGGCCGGGCTGGCGCAGGTGCGGAAGGTGGATTACCAGGCACTGCGCGAGCGCGATATCGAACGCCTGGCCGACCAGGTCGAACAGCACCTGGACACGGCCCGGCTCCGTCAACTCTGTGGATTGAGCTCATGA
- the cobD gene encoding threonine-phosphate decarboxylase CobD, with protein sequence MLEHGGRLRAAAQRYGIALEDWLDLSTGIAPRHLPLPALPDDAWSRLPEPDDELETLACRYYGADAVLPVAGSQMAIQALPRLRRDARVGVLSPCYAEHAEAWRREGHRVLEISEGSVHRALEGLDVLVVVNPNNPTGRRLPVEQLLDLHARLAERGGWLVVDEAFVDCTPEASLAAYSQRPGLIVLRSFGKFFGLAGARLGFVLASTRLLSVLAESLGPWTVSGPTRWLASAMLADQAGQARQREYLLHAGERLAALLERNGLRPAGGCALFQWVVSEEAEGLYEYLAGRAILVRLFVHTSSLRFGLPANEDGWQRLERVLAERERAA encoded by the coding sequence ATGCTTGAACATGGAGGGCGCCTGCGCGCTGCCGCCCAGCGCTATGGCATTGCCCTGGAGGACTGGCTGGACCTGTCGACGGGCATTGCGCCCCGACACCTGCCGCTGCCAGCCTTGCCCGATGACGCCTGGAGCCGCCTGCCTGAGCCGGATGATGAACTGGAGACGCTGGCCTGCCGTTACTACGGCGCCGACGCGGTGCTGCCGGTGGCCGGTTCGCAGATGGCGATCCAGGCCCTGCCACGCTTGCGTCGCGATGCCCGGGTCGGGGTGCTGTCGCCCTGTTATGCCGAGCACGCCGAGGCCTGGCGCCGCGAAGGGCATCGGGTGCTGGAGATCAGCGAGGGCAGTGTGCACCGCGCCCTGGAAGGGTTGGACGTGCTGGTGGTGGTCAACCCCAACAACCCGACCGGCCGGCGCTTGCCGGTCGAGCAGTTGCTGGACTTGCATGCGCGCCTGGCCGAGCGGGGCGGCTGGCTGGTGGTGGACGAGGCCTTCGTCGACTGCACCCCAGAGGCCAGCCTGGCGGCCTACAGCCAGCGACCGGGGCTGATCGTGCTGCGTTCGTTCGGCAAGTTCTTCGGCCTGGCCGGGGCGCGCCTGGGCTTCGTGCTGGCAAGCACGCGTTTGCTGTCGGTCCTGGCGGAATCGCTGGGGCCGTGGACCGTCAGTGGGCCGACCCGCTGGCTGGCCAGTGCGATGCTGGCCGACCAGGCCGGACAGGCGCGGCAGCGTGAATACCTGCTGCACGCCGGCGAACGCCTGGCGGCCCTGCTGGAGCGCAATGGGCTACGGCCGGCCGGTGGTTGTGCACTGTTCCAGTGGGTGGTGAGCGAGGAGGCCGAGGGCCTCTACGAATACCTGGCCGGCCGCGCCATCCTGGTGCGGTTGTTCGTCCATACCTCCAGCTTGCGCTTCGGCCTGCCGGCGAACGAAGACGGCTGGCAGCGCCTGGAGCGGGTACTGGCCGAGCGGGAGCGTGCGGCATGA
- the cbiB gene encoding adenosylcobinamide-phosphate synthase CbiB, which translates to MSLALTCVAGVALDIVLGEPRRMHPLVLFGRWADALERHFNVAGRGWRSHGVTAWCLAVLPLTLLAWLLASLPGVGWLVEVLALYLALGLRSLSEHLLPVIAALRQGDLAQARWCVGRVVSRDTRELDEQGVARAATETVLENGSDAVFAALFWFIVAGAPGVVLYRLSNTLDAMWGYRNARFERFGWAAARIDDLLNYLPARLVALSYALLGNTRLALRCWRQQAPQWDSPNAGPVMASGAGALSVGLGGSAIYHGQAHQRPALGEGPPPQARDIERALDLVWAALGLWLLVVLLGGWIYA; encoded by the coding sequence ATGAGCCTGGCGCTGACCTGTGTAGCCGGCGTCGCGCTGGACATCGTGCTGGGCGAGCCCCGGCGCATGCACCCGCTGGTGCTGTTCGGACGCTGGGCCGATGCACTGGAACGTCATTTCAATGTGGCCGGACGCGGTTGGCGCAGCCATGGCGTCACGGCCTGGTGCCTGGCGGTGTTGCCGCTGACGCTGCTGGCCTGGCTGCTGGCGAGCCTGCCGGGCGTCGGCTGGCTGGTCGAGGTGCTGGCGCTGTACCTGGCCCTGGGGTTGCGCAGCCTGAGCGAACACCTGTTGCCGGTGATCGCCGCCCTGCGCCAGGGCGATCTGGCGCAGGCGCGCTGGTGCGTCGGGCGAGTGGTCAGTCGCGATACCCGTGAGCTGGACGAGCAGGGCGTGGCCCGCGCCGCCACGGAAACCGTGCTGGAGAATGGTAGCGATGCGGTCTTCGCCGCGCTGTTCTGGTTCATCGTGGCGGGGGCGCCGGGTGTCGTGCTCTATCGCCTGAGCAATACCCTGGATGCCATGTGGGGCTATCGCAACGCGCGTTTCGAGCGCTTTGGCTGGGCGGCGGCGCGTATCGACGACCTGCTCAACTACCTGCCGGCACGCCTGGTCGCCCTCAGTTATGCGCTGCTCGGCAATACCCGGCTGGCACTGCGCTGCTGGCGCCAGCAGGCGCCGCAATGGGACAGCCCGAATGCCGGGCCGGTCATGGCCAGCGGTGCTGGCGCGCTGTCGGTTGGGCTGGGTGGTTCGGCGATTTACCACGGCCAGGCGCATCAGCGCCCGGCGCTGGGCGAAGGGCCACCGCCACAGGCGCGGGATATCGAGCGGGCGCTGGATCTGGTCTGGGCGGCTTTGGGGTTGTGGCTGCTGGTCGTGCTGCTGGGAGGCTGGATCTATGCTTGA
- the bluB gene encoding 5,6-dimethylbenzimidazole synthase codes for MTQYAFPEEQRAGVYRAIAERRDMRHFSGGEVAPELLARLLEAAHQAPSVGLMQPWRFIRIRRPELRLAIHELVEQERQATAEALGERSDEFMQLKVEGIRDCAELLVACLMDGREAHVFGRRTLPEMDLASLSCAIQNLWLAARAEGLGLGWVSLFEPQALADLLQVPAGAKPVAIICLGPVDAFYPAPMLALEGWRQPRPLAELLSEDGWGTAGGEE; via the coding sequence ATGACCCAGTACGCATTCCCCGAAGAACAACGTGCCGGTGTCTACCGGGCCATCGCCGAGCGACGCGACATGCGCCATTTCTCCGGAGGCGAGGTCGCTCCCGAGCTGCTGGCGCGGCTGCTGGAGGCTGCGCACCAGGCGCCGAGTGTCGGTCTGATGCAGCCCTGGCGGTTCATTCGCATCCGTCGCCCCGAACTGCGCCTGGCCATCCATGAGTTGGTGGAGCAGGAGCGGCAGGCGACCGCCGAGGCGCTGGGGGAGCGCTCCGATGAGTTCATGCAACTCAAGGTCGAAGGTATCCGCGACTGTGCCGAACTGCTGGTGGCTTGCCTGATGGATGGCCGCGAAGCGCATGTGTTCGGGCGCCGGACCCTGCCGGAGATGGACCTGGCCTCGCTCTCCTGTGCGATCCAGAACCTCTGGCTGGCGGCACGGGCCGAGGGGCTGGGCCTGGGCTGGGTGTCGCTGTTCGAGCCGCAGGCACTGGCCGACCTGTTGCAGGTGCCCGCCGGTGCCAAGCCGGTGGCGATCATCTGCCTCGGGCCGGTGGACGCGTTCTACCCGGCACCGATGCTGGCGCTGGAGGGCTGGCGTCAGCCACGACCATTGGCGGAGCTGCTGTCCGAGGATGGCTGGGGCACGGCGGGGGGCGAGGAATGA
- a CDS encoding cobyrinate a,c-diamide synthase — protein MTSPAIPERAGCPALLIAAPSSGQGKTTVTAALARAYRNSGLRVRVFKCGPDFLDPTILAHASGQPVYQLDLWMVGEEGCRQLLWQAAQEADLILVEGVMGLFDGKPCAADLARCFGIAVMAVIDASGMAQTFAAMAHGLATFQPGLPFSGVLANRVGSAGHARLLRDSLPENIHWYGALSREQGIELPSRHLGLLQAAELGDLDVRLERAAQALGESAELPLPPSVEFVRSEPDRCGTPLAGVRIGVARDLCFAFIYQANLDLLRELGAELVFFSPLADDGLPEIDSLYLPGGYPELSLQRLHENRGMAEAIQAHHQAGKPILAECGGMLYLLDGLVDLDGERRSLLGLLPGEARMQKRLAALALQSVDLPEGQLRGHTFHHSALNSPLEPLARGECPNGRGTCEPVYRLGRLTASYIHFYLPSNPVAAAELLRP, from the coding sequence GTGACTTCACCGGCCATTCCTGAACGCGCCGGCTGTCCGGCGCTGTTGATCGCCGCGCCCTCTTCGGGGCAGGGCAAGACCACCGTGACCGCGGCCCTGGCCCGCGCCTACCGCAACAGCGGGTTGCGGGTGCGCGTGTTCAAGTGCGGCCCCGACTTCCTCGATCCGACGATTCTCGCCCACGCCAGCGGCCAGCCGGTGTACCAGTTGGACTTGTGGATGGTCGGCGAGGAGGGCTGCCGGCAACTGCTCTGGCAGGCTGCACAAGAGGCCGATCTGATCCTGGTGGAAGGCGTCATGGGGTTGTTCGACGGCAAGCCCTGCGCTGCCGACCTGGCGCGTTGCTTCGGCATTGCCGTGATGGCGGTGATCGATGCGTCCGGCATGGCGCAGACCTTCGCAGCCATGGCCCATGGGCTGGCGACTTTCCAGCCCGGATTGCCTTTCTCCGGGGTGTTGGCCAATCGGGTCGGCAGCGCCGGGCATGCGCGTCTGCTGCGCGACAGCCTGCCGGAGAACATCCACTGGTATGGCGCCCTGTCGCGGGAGCAGGGGATCGAATTGCCATCTCGCCACCTGGGGCTGTTGCAGGCCGCCGAACTGGGCGATCTGGATGTGCGCCTCGAACGTGCGGCCCAGGCCTTGGGCGAAAGCGCCGAGTTGCCTCTGCCGCCGAGCGTCGAGTTCGTCCGCAGCGAGCCGGATCGCTGTGGTACGCCATTGGCTGGTGTGCGTATCGGCGTGGCGCGTGACCTCTGTTTTGCCTTCATCTACCAGGCCAATCTCGACCTGCTGCGCGAGCTGGGGGCTGAGCTGGTGTTTTTCTCGCCGCTGGCCGACGACGGGCTGCCGGAAATCGACAGCCTGTACCTGCCTGGCGGTTACCCGGAACTGTCGCTGCAACGCCTGCACGAGAACCGGGGTATGGCCGAAGCGATCCAGGCGCACCATCAGGCGGGCAAGCCCATTCTGGCCGAATGCGGTGGCATGCTTTACCTGCTCGACGGTCTGGTCGACCTGGATGGCGAGCGGCGTTCATTACTCGGCCTGCTGCCGGGCGAGGCGCGTATGCAGAAGCGCCTGGCGGCGCTGGCCCTGCAATCCGTGGACTTGCCCGAAGGGCAGCTGCGCGGGCATACCTTCCATCATTCCGCGTTGAACAGCCCCCTGGAGCCTCTGGCCCGGGGCGAGTGCCCGAACGGGCGCGGCACCTGTGAGCCGGTCTATCGCCTTGGGCGCCTGACAGCCTCCTACATCCATTTCTACCTGCCGTCCAACCCGGTGGCGGCCGCGGAGTTGTTGCGTCCATGA